Genomic DNA from Coregonus clupeaformis isolate EN_2021a chromosome 9, ASM2061545v1, whole genome shotgun sequence:
gggtgcaattcaatattaggaaggtgctctTAATTTTTTGAATACTcagtggcctcctgtagctcagttggtagagcatggcgcttgcaacgccagggttgtgggttcgactcccatggggggccagtatgaaaaatgtatgcactcactaaaactgtaagtcgctctggataagagcatctgctaaatgactaaaataaaaaaaaataaaaaatgtacataAGCATTATGTGCTGTTTGTTCATTAGAATGGCTAATTGCTACAATATGGCTAGTCTTTTCACGTCTGCTCTACCATCCTCACCTGGGTTGGCCATGCTGCGGCGGATGGCAGTCAGGTCCTTGCGTTTCCACTTCTGCATCTCTTCCTCCATCTTGTTGATCTTGGCTGGGTTGAGGGCCCACAGACAGCCCTTACGAGTGGAGGAGGAGCCTCCCTGCTTGTTCTCCACCTTCTGAAAGCACTTGTTCAGAGACAGGTTGTGTCTCACAGAGTTCTTCCAGCCGTCAGGCGCCGTCTGTATGGTGGAGAACCATACATCAGTTAAACACATACTGATAATATACAATGTTGCTGATGTTCCCAAACTTCCATGAGCCCAGATAATCTCATGTGTGTAAAGAGGCATCTCCCTGCTCCTCACCTTGAAGTAAGGGAAGTGCTCCTTCATGAAGCCGTAGATCTCACTGACAGGGAGGCTGCCTGTACGGCTGTTCTTCAGAGCCATAGCAATCAGGCAGCTGGTGAAAACAGTCAAATATCATCCATTTTCATTTTTGCTCAGTTCCAATTGTTCAAATTGAGTCTGTTTTTTGATAGTCCCTTTACAAACTGTTTTAAAACTGTACCGattaaatgtcaatgtaaaatgacCAAGTGAATGTGTTAGTCTGCACTACCTGTAGGAGTAGATAGGTTTGGGGAAGGCATTGGGTTGTTGTAGGAGATCCTGGTTGCTGTGGGGGTTGGTGATGCTCATGCCTGCTGCTTGCTGCTCATACAGGTTATGGCTATGGTAGGAGGGGCTGTTATACAGGCTGCTGGAGGAATGCTGGGAAAAAGGAAACCAAGAGACATATTAGGCCCTCCTTGCATTAATTACGAGTTATAGAGAGATGCAGACAAATACTCTATGCATCTCTCTGTCATAAACTCTTATGTTCATAAGAGTTCAGAAACATTCCTTAACATTTCTGTGGATGTTACCTGTTGGACAGCCTGAGCTGGGCTGTAGGCCTGCTGGGGGGAGTGGTAGTAGTGGGCTGGGGAGGACTGGTATCCTGAGGCAGGCAGACCACTTCCTGGGTACCCTCCTGTCATCTGAAAGATAAAGACACATATGAAGGGAAGAACATGGGTGATTAAAAATAACGAAGACAAATacaacacaaaacaaaaacagaacctATTGGAATACTTACATTTCCATTTTCATTGTTGAGGTAGTTCATTCCAAGATAACTGTTCTGTATGTTGCTATGGGGAGGGACAATGGTGTCATGTCCTAGTGCTGTATTCATGTTGCTGTGCTGGTCTGAACCTGGGTGTAGTTCCAGTGGGCTGCTCTGGGGTCCTGTGTTGTTGAAGGCCAGTCTGCCTGtggccatctgctgcagcctgggTACGTCCACGGTGGTGAGCCAGGACAGAGACTGCATGTCCCCCAGCAGCTCCTCAGTCTGCTGGGACAGCTCAGTGGTCAGCAGCCTGATCGACAGACAAAGGAGCTGCTTAACATCTACTGTAAGGGAGCTAAGTTACCCCTGCAGCCCTCAGTTTATAGAAAGGTCACAGACTGAAACTTTATTCATGGTGCACGtttcgtcacaatattgtttttaAATGTTCATTTTAGGACTGATGCCCAGCTaagcattctactcaatgcatgaaaagccaagtgacatttacttctgatgtactgacctgttgcaacctctacaaccactgtgattattatttgaccctgctggtcatctatgaacgtttgaacatcttggagaaaaatctggccttaatgggcatgtactgttataatctccaaccggcacagccagaaggggattggccacccctcagagcctggttcctctctaggtttcttcctagattTCTGCctgtctagggagtttttcctagccaccgtgcttctacatctgcattgcttgttgtttggggttttaggctgggtttctgtatagcactttgtgacatctgctgatgtaaaaagggctttataaatacatttgattgattgatagattgCTTGAATATGCTGCGGCATCTGTAGAATGTTGATAACAATGGCAACGATGCGACCGAGTGACGAAGGTGCAACCCATGAATCGCGTGTCTTCTCTGATTTagtttattttttgacagagTTTTACAAACTCCATTTGCACAAATGGCCCTTTCCTTTATTTCAATGACGATTTACTTTCCAGTTCCAGACACTCAAAAATAAGGTAATGTAACATCAGGTGCCCACTGCTCCATTGGCTGAATCACAAATACATAGCCCCCCACAGTATTCAGTATGGAGTAGGGTCGGGTACACTGTGCACATTGTCTGTAACAGTTGGTCTGGCCGTTGAATAATCATTAGTCATTCAAACGACAGTCCCCAGCCCTGCGGCACGTGGCTCTATTGTTTCCAGAGGGCTGTTACCTGATTGTCCCcaaccactccactccacccccaTGATGACCAGAGCCTGCATTAATCTGGTTGATTGACAGCTAATTGTCAAGGGAGTTAAACAAGAACCATCTGCCTCTCTGTCACCACCAGACCCTCTGCGCTACAGCCAACCGCTCTAGTGAAGGAGACTCCCTCAGAGGAGCAAGAGCTTGGAAAGCAGGCTTAATACTGTTGACTCTTCTAAACAGACATTAAAATAACATGCACGCTCCTGCCTTTataaagctttttttttttgcgTATAAAATGACATCAGTCTCGTCTTACATTTGGTTAGGTTAGTTCACAATAGTTCGTCTTTCGTGGGGAATCTAATTTTTCACAGTTACAAACGTAACATTTGAGCTCCACCCACACATTGTTATCAGTAGGCAGATTGGGCGAGTTCATTTTGCGTGGCTTGGTGCCCTGGGTGGGTGGAGTTTAcacattttagaccattccattggtccttaaatGAGCTCTCCACCCACCTGGTGCACTGGGCAATGCAAAATGAACTGGCCCATTCTTATGTTTAGTCACATGATAAAAACAAAGTGTTGCTTAGAGACCCTGTGTGGTCAGTGTCATGCCCACAAACCAGAAAGGGAATGGTTAATAACTATAAGTTCTATAATGTGAAAACACGGTCTATAAACTGTAATAGGCAATACAATTACAAGTTTGATTGTGGTTAATTTGACAGTCAGGTTTTGGTCAATGTGTTGAATTAACTCCATTGTAAGTAGGCTAATGACTGAAGAGCTGATCTGGTTTTCATTCAATGAGCCATAGGCTATAAGTTAAGAAACTAGTTAAGAAACATAAGAAATTAGGCTACAGTGAGAACATTACAATAAAGTTACATTACTGTGGGAACAGAATATTCAGCATGAAAAAAGTGACTGTAGTTCATTCAAGGACAATTTGACTGAAAACAATCTCTGAACTTGATTGCTTCAAAAGTAACTTAACATAAAATCTGAAAAAACACAAACCTTTTTGAGGGAAACATCCATGTAACAGTGCCACAAAGAATACCCCTCAATTCAGCTAGCACAAAATAATGATTCCTTCTGACATAAAAATCCCTACTTCCCTGAATAAAAATCCCTACTTCCCTGTCAACAATGTCGCTAGGTGAACTCCAAATAAACACAACGAGAAGGCTATAGACAAGCAGGTCCAGTGCACTGAGCAATAACGTAGCTGATGTAGCTAAGCTctgattgatgaggagaaaagcTGTTCTttactctctttactctctccacTCTAGGAAGAAGTGTTTGATGTGTGAACGATGTGTCCACCACCTTTGCTTACCAGTACAAATTAGACAGGCAGTCAAGCAAGTCCTCCCCCAAGGGTTTCTACAAGCAGTGTCCCCTTGTATCTATTTTGAGGCTACCCCTCCGAAGTCCCTTCCACCAGACACCCAGGGATAGATCCCCCCCAACAGTGAAACAGAGCTGAAAAAACAGAGCTGATGGGCTCTGACATATCCATTCAGACCAACAATTATTAATTGTAATGGGTTTTTTCTGCATATTTTcggggacacacagagagaaggggggggggggtgaaataAAGATAtattagagcgagagagagagcgagagagaggctcCTAGCAAACAATAACTTGAAGGTTCCAAGCTTTTCAGAGTTAATTCAGACCGGTGACAGCCTGGTGATGTATCATTAGATAGTTTTACCTGAAAtcctgtgatgaggtgtgatGAATGATTAAAGTTAACATTACTTTCAGAATTTCTGAATATCGCTGTCATGCTGGCGCAGAAATAGCCACCGTTAACTAACATTACTTGACAAACCTGGCACACTGCCAgacaacagctagctagctaaccacagtgatacagctagctttacattTACACTAGTAGCTACGTAGCTGTTTCAACTAACGTTAGTTACCTGACCCATACCTGactgtctagctagctacagtagctcgTTTCAAGTTAGCTCCCAATGCTAGTATGAGAAATGTATTtactgagctagctagctagctagatatcaGATACGTTACATGAAATGTAAAAAACACCTGTGTAAACAACCCCTTGCTAACCTGTTCTGAAAGAATCAACGTTGAGTTTGAGTCCATTCATTAACCTTCCAAACCGTTTCAAAACTCCCTCTTCTGTCACCCGACTGCCTAAGTGTGTCCACTGCACTCTGCAAGGAGCTGTTCATCAGCACCACTGTCACTGTCTGGTTCGAATTTTGACCCCGCGCGCTCGATCGCGCGGTTTGATGGGATGCAGCGGGAAGGTGTTCGAGGAGGCGCAATGATAGCAGTGAaataaacacatttacatttacattttagtcatttagcagacgctcttatccagagtgacttacagttagtgaatacatcttttttttttttatactggccccccgtgggaatcgaacccacaaccctggcgttgcaaacgccatgctctatcaactgagctacatccctgccggccattccctcccctaccctggacgacgctgggccaattgtgcgccgcccatgagtctcccggtcgcggccggctgcgacagagcctacACCAGTGAAAGCAGCAAACAACATAGACAGGTGGGAATGATGGTCATTTTAAGGGAAGGGGACTAAACAGTTTGCAGATATTGATCTTACTTGTATGAAAATGTTTAGCATATATTTTGCTCACATAATGATCCCGCTAAACAAGTATTTAGATAACCTAGGCCAGGGACCATCAACTAGATTGAGCCGCGGGCCGACTTTTTctggagcggatggtcagggggccggaacagaattacaaataatttgtagactccaaattgaccgcaagaagcccaaacatatataatgtttgactaaaacatcataatttcaaaccttgcttacatttgtatacgatcacgtgtcttTATATTATgggtgggaatacttgggaacagatttcacttggagcagatttcctggtgtttttacagtcttttatggcCAACAATGACAATTCCAATttctttgctcagaaaacttgggggagGGGGGCAAATAAACCCACCCGCGGGCCAAATTCAGTTGGGGAACACTGGCCTAGACCCTCCACTCGAATGCCTGTATTTGAATACTTTGTAGCACTGTCAATTAATGGAATGGGAaagtcgtcgtcgtcgtccccgTCCCCCCATCAGAACAAGTATTTCCCATAAGTTAATAATGCCAACACACTCTGAGTTGTGCAACTTGCCCCTCCCCTCCACCTGACATAGGCCTAATTTTGGTACAGAGATGACATGTTATCAACAGCAGCCAGCAGAAAATGATTAGGCAACTGTATATTGTGTAGGATCATTATCAGTCTGATGTAGACTATACTGCAACCTTAAGCTTACTATCAAGAGTTCCAGCCAGAGAAGTGTTAGAATGACAGTGTGTGCCTTTTTACTACACAGAGTATGattctatgtacagtgggggaaaaaagtatttagtcagccaccaattgtgcaagttctcccacttaaaaagatgagagaggcctgtaatttccatcataggtacacgttacctatgacagacaaattgaggaaaaaaaatccagattatcacattgtaggattttttatgaatttattagcaaattatagtggaaaataagtatttggtcacctacaaacaagcaagatttctggctttcacagacctgtaacttcttctttaagaggctcctctgtcctccactcgttacctgtattactggcacctgtttgaacttgttatcagtataaaagacacctgtccacaacctcaaacagtcacactccaaactccactatggccaagaccaaagagctgtcaaaggacaccagaaacaaaattgtagacctgcaccaggctaggaagactgaatctgcaatagataagcagcttggtttgaagaaatcaactgtgggagcaattattaggaaatggaagacatacaagaccactgataatctccctcgatctggggctccacgcaagatctcaccctgtggggtcaaaatgatcacaagaacggtgagcaaaaatcccagaaccacacgtgggacctagtgaatgacctgcagagagctgggatcaaagcaacaaagcctaccatcagtaacacactacgccgccagggactcaaatcctgcagtgccagacgtgtccccctgcttaagccagtacatgtccaggcccgtctgaagtttgctagagtgcatttggatgatccagaagaggattgggagaatgtcatatggtcagatgacaccaaaatagaactttttggtaaaaactcaactcgtcgcgtttggaggacaaagaatggtgagttgcatccaaagaacaccatacctactgtgaagcatgggggtggaaacatcatgctttggggctgtttttctgcaaagggaccaggacgactgatccgtgtaaaggaaagaatgaatggggccatttatcgtgagattttgagtgaaaacctccttccatcagcaagggcattgaagatgaaacgtggctgggtctttcagcatgacaatgatcccaaacacaccgcccgggcaacgaaggagtggcttcgtaagaagcatttcaaggtcctggagtggcctagccagtctccagatctcaaccccatagaaaatatttggagggagttgaaagtccgtgttgcccagcgacagccccaaaacatcactgctctagaggagatctgcatggaggaatgggccaaaataccagcaacagtgtgtgaaaaccttgtgaagacttacagaaaacgtttgacctgtgtcattgccaacaaagggtatataacaaagtattgagaaacttttgttattgaccaaatacttattttccaccataatttgcaaataaattcattaaaaatcctacaatgtgattttctggagatttttttttctcattttgtctgtcatagttgacatgtacggtacatgtcaactatgacatgatgtacctatgatgaaaattacaggcctctctcatctttttaagtgggagaacttgcacaattggtggctgactaaatacttttttcccccactgtatattgcaaTAATATATTATCACATTGGAGATTTGTCTATGTCTGCTAGGCATTCTGTCTAGTGCTCTCTGCAGAATGTTACAGGGAATGAGGCCAACCTAAAAAAAACAGAAGAAGAAAATTAGGACACCATGACAGCCAGTTTGCAAGGGCTGTTGCATTATGGGTTGTCCATAAATCCAGGTGCTATAGGTAAGGATGTGTGTCCTAATTTAACGTTTATAGAGCTGCTCTCGCCCTTGTATCAGGCTCCCACTTCTCAGCAAGCATCCCATAACACACAGCTGAGCTgccctcctccttctctgtccTATCCAGATCTGATTCAGCTTCTATCGGCCTGGACTTGTCAGAACAACCTGTCCAGAAGAATCCTCCTTTTTAAGCACATTATATAAAACCATGTACATGTACTCAAAGGTAAGATATTTGTAATTTTATTTGTCATTTGATTTTCAATGCATGTTGAACAATTTTTCAATATCTCCAATAACCTTCTCCACTATCTCTAAACAAACCGAGCTGCATttccatactgtagatcagtgAAATTGCATTTAACCTAAATGATTGCGTTTTAgaatactgttattttattgcatTATCATTATATTACTTTATTATCAGCTGTATGCATTTGGCCATGGTATCCTAGCAGAACGTCTATTGCTCACTGAACATGGCAGAGATTCAGAAGGCTACTACAGTAACCTGGCTAGTCTTGACCTTTAGAGTCCAGCTCTGTCCTCGGCTATCTATTTGCTCCTATAAATAAAGTATTAGTTGAATGTTGAGTTGTATGGGACTAATTGAGCAGGTGAATATTAATTTGGCTATCCTGTGATGCCTTGTCCCATGCCCTTTAAGGAGGCAGAGTTGTGCTGTAATTGGTCTGATTTTTAACCTATGATGTTCTGAGAGGTTAAGGGGTCACTGTTTCCATCCCCAGGCACATATTACCTAATATGCTGGTGTAgctggttttgtgtgtgtgtgtgtgtgtatgtgtatttacCTGTGTTTTTGTGGTGTGTGGGGGGTCTTGGGTACATTGGTGCCCTGCTGcaggaagaggtgtgtgtgtattgtgtggcGAAGGTTagtggttaagtgccttgttcgaGGGCACAACGCCCTGGGATTTGAACCGGCAACCCTTCGGTTAAAGGCCAGCTTCTCTAACTTCAAGGCTACTGCTGCCCCCTATTGATGATAAGATAGAACAATGAAAAACATTGGTGTGTATGGGTTCTGATATCCCATTTCATTGAACGATAGAATGAGAGTAAGGTAGGACAGATGATGACCTTACCGCTTGACTGGAGTGGACTTTGATGACTAAGGGATACCGCTTGTTCCCCCCATTACAGAGACATAAAGTGTCAGGAAGAGTAGAAAATTAGAGTTCATGTATGAGAGAGGGGCAAGGGGGGTTATGTGTGGGGTTATCAAATCGTAGCCCTCAAACACAGCATGAAATCTGTAATGGGAAAATCAACCCCCTGACTCTGGTGTAATTGGATTTTACAGGGACTCATGCTAAATCAGAGAGCTGTAGGTAGGTAGCACAAAGCTTGTTAAGGCTAGACAAGCCTCACCACAGGCTAGAGGGGCAGGGTGCACAGGACGTGTGGTGTGATTGTGAATATATGGGTGGGTGTTTGGTAGGGAGAAAATGAACTGCTCAAAATGGTTCAGTGTTTCCCATAAATTACCTTAAAAGTTACAGTAGTCTCTGGGAATGTAAGCCTCTATGTAACATTGTTTGGAAAGAATATAACTTAAGTTGATATGGTGGGAGTCAAGTTATCTCTTCTGTTTTAATTTTCAGTAGTGGCTAAAATGTATGTTCTTTGTTTTGAATGTCTCCTCTCTGTTTAATCAGTGTGGCTGTAATGCAAGATGCCTATGTTAATGTTTACAGGATGCTCAACTTTACATTTTAAACAGTCAGAATGAGAGGGCAATGTTATGCTTCCCACAAGCCTGTCACAACCCAACACATTACTTAGTACTAATCTACAAGATAGGGAAGGTGGTCATCAATACTTAGTTTTTTCTTCATCTTAAATAATCGTTCTGGATAACAATGTTATTTATGGTTAGTTAAATCATGTATGATCTGTTTGAATGAAAATGAGAACAAACTTGATATATATTGTTTAAAGATGACAGGGAAAGCCAGCATAGTActgtatgtccctcttactgcagCACAGGCTGGTATTGACAGCAGCTTTAAGATGCACTGAGAGGACAATAGTTTCATCCCAACAGGCCCGTTACTGTAGCTTCACCTTGGTATTTATGAGTGGTTTGTAATTAGTCAGAAATGTATCTGCCTAATCAAAGATCAGTAACACAATACCTGCACTGTAATTTCGtgtgaggaggaggacgaggatgaGGAGGGGGGCTTGGAGCAGATAGAGTTTCTGCATCCTTGTGTTATACACACACTGACGCACGCAAgcctgcacacatacacacactgtatgtGTCAGTGGACACTCAGGTGAAGCACTGAATGAGACTTTCCTGCCTAGGCTTCATGAATGATTAACTATCTTAGAGCTTCCAGAGCCAACTAACTCAGTATGGTCTCAGTATGGACAGGACCGGAGTGACACTCCAGCAGGAAGTACTAGTCCACACTGAGACACTCCCCACGAACCGCTCCCCAGAACCTGGCCAGTTCTTTCAGAGAGCATGTGAGTCAGAGGGACAGAGGAAAGCAGTGTGACAGTGAGGTGATACGGTCAAAGGGACATACCTGTGTCTGAGTCGCCAGAGGCTAAAAGTGGCTCTAGAATGAGAGGACTGCTCGGTTGCTAGAACAGCCCCAGGACGAGAGTTCCCCTTTACTGTGAACTCGGGGACGATAGTTGGAAGTTGTTTGATCCATTACAAGACCTATTCAGCCATGACTCACATGGCTTTGGAGATGAGTGAGGTAATACTgcagtgtgtgtttttttgtgtgtctgtgtgcttcccCTCTGTTTGATAGAACGGCATATTGATAAAGTCGCACATGCAAAAATGACTGTTCCCCAatgttattttactttttaattttttgtcatttagcagacccttttatccagagcgacttacaggagcaattagggttaagtgccttgctcaccaCTTATGAAGACCACCATCTAAAGCTTCAACCTTTGCCAGACTCTTTTAAATATCTAATACAGTGGtaaaatacatactgtatacagtattgtTTTCTACCACATTATAGTATGCTGTATTTGATCTCTATAATTTAAGCTATATAAAGGGACCATTGTAGGATGAGATACAGAACCGTGACGCTCAGGTTTCTCTGGACACCTGGAGCCCCCTAAACATGTGTGTGTTGCCCTGGGTGATGTGTGGTGTCAGTCTGTGGCCCATGAGAAGTGCTCTCTTTCAGGAGCCTAATGGCCACTTTGTGACAGAGTAACAGGATCCTGTCCCAAAGTGGGGAGCCTGGGACAATCCGCTTTAGCCTGCCATTAAATGTAGGTGTCTTGTTGTTCATTTTCCACCTTTGCTTGTGTCATTCCTCTCTATCCACATCTATTTCTATCCCCTTAACCCTTGTAATTCAGCCCCTATTTGTGCTcccagacacctctctctctctctctctctctctctctctctctctctctctctctctctctctctctctctctctctctctctctctctctctctctctctctctctctctctcacacatccctctccatccctctctctccaaatccctctctctctatctccatacctctctccacATCCCTCAAACCGGACGCAGTTGCCATCTTAAGTGGAGGTCCAATTCACAAACGTTGCCCCCTCGTCCCTCGATTTAGCTTGACGGAGCGAGTGAAGAACTTTGATCACTTGTGGAGTTGATATGGAATTCTGAAATGTATTGGAATAAATGACCAAACTATAAAACTAGCTTGCCAGCTATGGGTAGCTAACTACCTGacaggagtgctagctagctacgttagcttgcTAGGTACATTAATAGctatagtttttttccccacgAAGGACGTTGCCTCTCCAAACATCACTCTCCCTCGCTTGGGCAAGGGATGTTTAAGGTACACTCGGATGTGACGATATAAAACGCCATTCAAGGGCTAAGGGTTTAGGGCCGAAGGCTGTCTACTTTGAGTTTGGACTGCAGCCCTGGTGTTATTTTCTTATCTGCCGAGTGTTCTCCTCAGCTCAGATTCCCCCTGAATGGCTGTAGTCTCTGCCTTACGCTCTGAGGCGTACCACCGGCCTGCCCATCCTAATACCAACAGAGCACCAACACATGGGCAGAGCGCCAGGGGCAGGCCTGGCATGCAGCAATACCACTCAGAGCAATTGTCTCTGCTCAGTATTTTAGGCCTGGAACAGGGTGGTCAGGTGTACTAGGGAAGTAGTGTGCAAACTTGATATCAATTTGGAAAGAACCTTGGCAATATAGGAAATAAtaaatgtaatgtgtataattTAATGGTCCTTCTGTTGTCAACGCTTTAAGAGTGTGTCAAACACAAGTGTAAAGAGAAACTCTTTCTCACACAAGCATGTATGTGCGTActcgcacacagagagagagagagaatggaatgTCAAGACATTTTCACTTTCAATGTGGATAAGAAGGCTCCAGTTCCCAAGTTTATGGTAAGGAGGGGAGAAAGGGAGGTTCTGTATTGTCAGATTGATTCTGACATCTCAAATGGGGAGCCTTCAATGATATTGTTCACCTGTCTCATTGGTTTAATATGATGATGGGCTGggaggagatcggagggagagatggtggaggggaggagagtgcaAAATAAAGAGTGGCTCAAAGGTGGGAGAAATCAACCCCCCACCCCTTCCACATCCCTAACCCAGTTACCCACCTTCCTTGAGGATCAGAATAACAATTCGATAGTAATGAAATCAGAAGACTAAAAAAGATATtccattgtttttttcctcatgatAACTATAGGTGTCATAGCTCAACAAGTCTGAGACCATTACTTCTCCTTATAGTCGGCTCATTGTCATATTAAATACTTGCTTTTGGGGTTCACAGATTAGACAAAta
This window encodes:
- the LOC121573805 gene encoding forkhead box protein N4-like isoform X2 — translated: MQSLSWLTTVDVPRLQQMATGRLAFNNTGPQSSPLELHPGSDQHSNMNTALGHDTIVPPHSNIQNSYLGMNYLNNENGNMTGGYPGSGLPASGYQSSPAHYYHSPQQAYSPAQAVQQHSSSSLYNSPSYHSHNLYEQQAAGMSITNPHSNQDLLQQPNAFPKPIYSYSCLIAMALKNSRTGSLPVSEIYGFMKEHFPYFKTAPDGWKNSVRHNLSLNKCFQKVENKQGGSSSTRKGCLWALNPAKINKMEEEMQKWKRKDLTAIRRSMANPDELDRLITDRPDGCRRKPCDPRMTCLPSNPCGSPLSGHLQESLPFYLQAQNHTLLGDPSSPVPGRTPPLHAVPDYSHSPFIQQQPYRQANSHSLYSLHPDFTTEVDALDPSIMEFAGSLWEGMREEGFSLETLSTFNHSPLCLSDCELPGPTTGQPLVDLEVSGLYTTLDPAPAVPFQYITTTEAGGQAVALL
- the LOC121573805 gene encoding forkhead box protein N4-like isoform X1, which codes for MFPSKRLLTTELSQQTEELLGDMQSLSWLTTVDVPRLQQMATGRLAFNNTGPQSSPLELHPGSDQHSNMNTALGHDTIVPPHSNIQNSYLGMNYLNNENGNMTGGYPGSGLPASGYQSSPAHYYHSPQQAYSPAQAVQQHSSSSLYNSPSYHSHNLYEQQAAGMSITNPHSNQDLLQQPNAFPKPIYSYSCLIAMALKNSRTGSLPVSEIYGFMKEHFPYFKTAPDGWKNSVRHNLSLNKCFQKVENKQGGSSSTRKGCLWALNPAKINKMEEEMQKWKRKDLTAIRRSMANPDELDRLITDRPDGCRRKPCDPRMTCLPSNPCGSPLSGHLQESLPFYLQAQNHTLLGDPSSPVPGRTPPLHAVPDYSHSPFIQQQPYRQANSHSLYSLHPDFTTEVDALDPSIMEFAGSLWEGMREEGFSLETLSTFNHSPLCLSDCELPGPTTGQPLVDLEVSGLYTTLDPAPAVPFQYITTTEAGGQAVALL